The genomic window GATCATGGAGGCGACGTAGCCGGCGCCGAAGCCGTTGTCGATGTTGACCACGCTGACATTGGAGGCGCAGGAATTGAGCATGCCCAGCAGCGCCGCCAGGCCTTCGAAGGAGGCGCCGTAACCGACGCTGGTGGGCACGGCGATCACCGGCACCCGCACCAGGCCTCCGACCACGCTGGGCAGCGCGCCTTCCATGCCGGCGCAGACGATCAGCACCCGCGCCCGGGTCAGGGAGCGGCGATGCGCCAGCAGCCGGTGGATGCCCGCGACCCCGACGTCGTAGATGTGCTCCACCTCGTTGCCCATGACGACCGCCGTGACCACCGCTTCCTCGGCGACGGGGATGTCGCTGGTGCCGGCGGAGACCACGACGATGCGCCCCTTGCCGTATTTCTTACGGTCCTGCAGAAGCACAATGGCGCGGGCCAGCTCGTGGAACTCGGCCTGGGGCGCGGCCTCGAGCACAGCGTCGTAGTGCTCGCGGCGGGCGCGGGTGGCCAGCACGTTGGTCCTGTGCCGCGCCAGGCGGGCGAAGATACCCGCCACCTGTTGCGGCGACTTGCCCGACGCCAGTACCACTTCGGGCATGCCGGCGCGCAGCACCCGGTGATGGTCCACCTTGGCGAAGCCCAGGTCTTCGAACGGGAGGTGGCGCAGGCGCGCAACCGCCTCGTCGGGCGAGAGCCTCCCGCGGCGGACGTCGAGGAACAGTCTTCTGACCTGGTCTGCTTTCACGCGAAGAGGAATCCTAAATGCTCGCGGGGTTGGAGGGCTAGGCCAGCATCCGCTTCCTGGGGGTGCGGACGCGGCGTACGATGTCGAAGTACATCTTTTTCGCCGAACCCGGCGCCGTCACCTTGCGGAAGTAGAGCGAGCGGATCCAGCGCTTGGAGAGCCGCCCGGCGACGTAGGCGTCGTAGAGCTCGCTGCCCAGCATCTGGCCCAGGCGCGAGGTCACGAAGACGAAGCGCTGGTCGCGGTAATGGATGCCTTCGCGCAGCAGCTCCGGCATCTGGAAGTAGTAGCGGTGGTTCGCCTCCCAGTCCTTGTGCAGGACCAGGAAGTCGATCATCTGGATGAATTCGAGGTAGCTGTACTCCGCGAGGTCCGCGGCTTCGGGTGTCTGGGCGTAGAAGGCATAGAGATCGGTCTCGCGCGCGGGTGGACGGCCGGGGTTGAGGACGCGGCATCCGAAGCCGGCCAGCGCCTCCTCCAGGGTGCGGCGGTAGAAGTCCTGTTCTGCCTGCGCGTGCTCGTCGTCGGGCGCGGAGTTCTCGGTGAGCTGATGCGGCCATCCGGAGCAGGCGGAGTGCAGGAAGCGGGCCGCTTCCTCGGCGCCGCCGACCATCTGGAACTCCCGTACCACGACGGCGTTGATGCGTGGCAGGTAGGCGCAGCCGTGTGCATCCAGGCGCGCGTTCACCGCACGCTGCTCCACTTCGCTGGCGTGCTTGCGCGAGAGCAGGCGCCGGAGATGCTCGTCCGACGGTACGCTGTACACCTCGGGCATCTGGTCCACGAGGTAGCGCGGCTGGGTGCCATTCTGCGCAGCATAGCTATCGATGTGAAGGAAGCGCGTCAGGGCCTCGACCAGGTTGTACATGGTCGGCTCCAGGTCGAGGGTGGAAGGCCGCTCCTGTCGCCAGCGTTCCAGGCATTGGCGGTAGCTTTCGTACTTCTCGAGTGGCGTCGCATTGAAGGCGCAGACCACGCCGTCGCTGACCTGGGCGGCTTCGACGCGGTCGGCCTGCTCGCCGGCGGCTTTCCAATAGAGTTCGTCCACGTTCTGCAGGACGGTGAGCGGGCGGGCGCCGGGCATCCGGCAGCGCACTTGCTCCGGCAGGTGGTTGGGAGCGAGATGCGATTCGCCGAACAGCGCCACGATCAGCGCCTGGGGATGGAAATCGCGGATCTCGGAAAGTTTGGCGGCGGCGTGGCGGTCCCGGGCAGCGATCTTCCGGAGGTCGTCGCGGGGTGGACAATCCAGCCCATAGGCCGCGGCCCCGGAGCGCTTTGCCGCCTCGAGCACGCGCAGGAACGGCTCCCACTCGTAACTCCATTCCTGGTCGTAACGGATGCGCTGACGAAGTTCTTCACTCTCGATCTCGCCGGCGAGCCATTCGTCGAGGATGTGCTGGTCGCGAGTGAAGATGAACTCGACGCCGAGGGCGACCGGGCGTCCGGAACGCGCCGCGGCTTCGACGATCTGGGCAGCGAATTCCTGCGAGCGGGGCAGCGCGTGGTAGTCGCCGATGAGAAGCAGGTCGGAGGAGCGCAGTCTTTCCTGCAACTCTTCGCCGCTGAGGACTTTCTGGTAGGAGCGATAGGCCTGGGCGAAGTCGCGGATGTATTTGCGGCGCCCGTTGGGGTCGGTGGCGTGGATCTCGCGCTGCAATGCGGCCAGAGCGTGCAGTTGGCCCGCGCTCCGGCGCCGCGATCGGATTCCCGCCGATGTCGCCATACTCACCGCTGCAAGTCACTGAAAGTCAAAGACTTGCTTGACTTGCCCCTTTCCGACTCCCTATCCTCGGTGGGGCCTTGAGCCCCTTACTCTGTTGGATGGCGTGCGCGACATGAAGGCAGCCCCCCAGAACCTGACCATCGCGAGCACCGGCGCCAGCGGTTCAGTGTTCCTTCGTCACCTGCTGCTGGCGGTGGAGCGCGACAGCCGGGTCCACAGGGTGAACCTTATCGTCTCCGACAGCGGCTTACGAGTGATTGCCGAGGAACTGGGGGTGAAGGGACGCACTCGCCTGGCGGAGAGGCTGTTGGGCCAAAAGCCGAAGAAGATCGAGCAGCAGAACAACGACGACATTGGGGCCAACGTGGCCAGCGGGTCGTATCCGACCGACGCGATGGTGGTGATCCCGTGCAGCATGGGGACACTGGCACGGATCGCCAATGGGACGGCGGACCACTTGATCGAGCGGGCCGCCGATGTCTGCCTGAAGGAGAAGCGCCCACTGGTGCTGTGCGTGCGCGAGACGCCGCTGAACCCGATCCACATCCGCAACATGGGACTGGCCGCCGGCGCCGGCGCCAGCATCTATCCGCTGATCCCCACCTTCTACAATAAACCGCAGGACTCCGACGCCATGGCGCGCGAGTTCTGCAACCGGCTGCTGGCGCACATCGGGCTGCCGCAGGCGGGCGCGTATCGCTGGAAATCGTGATTTGCACCGATCCAGCTACTTGACTCCGAAAATTCTTCCGTACTAATGTGCGCCTACACCGGAAAGGAGGTGGTCCGATGAGTTTGGAAAGCCATAGTAAATCGAGACCTGGTGAGGT from Terriglobales bacterium includes these protein-coding regions:
- the larB gene encoding nickel pincer cofactor biosynthesis protein LarB, whose translation is MKADQVRRLFLDVRRGRLSPDEAVARLRHLPFEDLGFAKVDHHRVLRAGMPEVVLASGKSPQQVAGIFARLARHRTNVLATRARREHYDAVLEAAPQAEFHELARAIVLLQDRKKYGKGRIVVVSAGTSDIPVAEEAVVTAVVMGNEVEHIYDVGVAGIHRLLAHRRSLTRARVLIVCAGMEGALPSVVGGLVRVPVIAVPTSVGYGASFEGLAALLGMLNSCASNVSVVNIDNGFGAGYVASMINRL
- a CDS encoding ChaN family lipoprotein — its product is MATSAGIRSRRRSAGQLHALAALQREIHATDPNGRRKYIRDFAQAYRSYQKVLSGEELQERLRSSDLLLIGDYHALPRSQEFAAQIVEAAARSGRPVALGVEFIFTRDQHILDEWLAGEIESEELRQRIRYDQEWSYEWEPFLRVLEAAKRSGAAAYGLDCPPRDDLRKIAARDRHAAAKLSEIRDFHPQALIVALFGESHLAPNHLPEQVRCRMPGARPLTVLQNVDELYWKAAGEQADRVEAAQVSDGVVCAFNATPLEKYESYRQCLERWRQERPSTLDLEPTMYNLVEALTRFLHIDSYAAQNGTQPRYLVDQMPEVYSVPSDEHLRRLLSRKHASEVEQRAVNARLDAHGCAYLPRINAVVVREFQMVGGAEEAARFLHSACSGWPHQLTENSAPDDEHAQAEQDFYRRTLEEALAGFGCRVLNPGRPPARETDLYAFYAQTPEAADLAEYSYLEFIQMIDFLVLHKDWEANHRYYFQMPELLREGIHYRDQRFVFVTSRLGQMLGSELYDAYVAGRLSKRWIRSLYFRKVTAPGSAKKMYFDIVRRVRTPRKRMLA
- a CDS encoding UbiX family flavin prenyltransferase — its product is MKAAPQNLTIASTGASGSVFLRHLLLAVERDSRVHRVNLIVSDSGLRVIAEELGVKGRTRLAERLLGQKPKKIEQQNNDDIGANVASGSYPTDAMVVIPCSMGTLARIANGTADHLIERAADVCLKEKRPLVLCVRETPLNPIHIRNMGLAAGAGASIYPLIPTFYNKPQDSDAMAREFCNRLLAHIGLPQAGAYRWKS